One genomic region from Vitreimonas flagellata encodes:
- the cysD gene encoding sulfate adenylyltransferase subunit CysD, whose translation MSGEALQAPAPLTASARLDRLEAEAVYILRELSFYKRPALMFSGGKDSAVLLHLAMKAFAPSKPPFALLHVDTGHNFPEVIAFRDKRAEETGLKLIVRSVEDSIRRGSVRVASETASRNGAQAVTLLEAQQEFEFDALIGGARRDEEKARAKERVFSHRDAFGAWRPRAQRPELWGLYNRHIGVGENMRVFPISNWTEADVWAYIARENIELPELYYTHDRDVVRREGLLFPVTAITPPQAGESIERVPVRFRTVGDITCTCPVESFAANAEDVLLETLTASVSERGATRMDDRANAAAMERRKLEGYF comes from the coding sequence ATGAGCGGCGAAGCTCTTCAAGCGCCAGCGCCGCTGACCGCGTCCGCGCGGCTCGATCGTCTCGAAGCCGAGGCGGTCTACATTCTGCGCGAGCTTTCCTTCTACAAGCGCCCGGCTTTGATGTTCTCCGGCGGCAAAGATAGCGCCGTTCTGTTGCATCTGGCGATGAAGGCGTTCGCGCCGTCGAAGCCGCCGTTCGCGTTGCTGCATGTCGACACTGGGCACAATTTTCCGGAAGTGATCGCCTTCCGCGACAAGCGCGCGGAAGAGACGGGGCTAAAGCTCATCGTGCGCAGCGTGGAAGATTCGATCCGCCGCGGCAGCGTGCGTGTCGCCAGCGAAACCGCCAGCCGCAATGGCGCCCAAGCCGTGACGCTGCTGGAGGCGCAACAAGAGTTTGAATTTGACGCTCTGATCGGCGGCGCCCGTCGCGACGAAGAGAAGGCGCGGGCGAAAGAACGTGTGTTCTCGCACCGCGATGCGTTCGGCGCCTGGCGCCCGCGCGCGCAACGCCCGGAGCTGTGGGGCCTCTACAATCGCCACATCGGCGTCGGCGAGAACATGCGCGTCTTTCCGATCTCGAATTGGACCGAGGCCGACGTCTGGGCCTACATCGCCCGCGAGAATATCGAGTTACCCGAGCTTTATTACACGCACGACCGCGACGTCGTGCGCCGTGAAGGTTTGCTCTTCCCGGTCACCGCGATCACGCCGCCGCAGGCGGGCGAGAGTATTGAGCGTGTGCCCGTGCGTTTCCGCACCGTGGGCGACATCACCTGCACGTGCCCGGTCGAGAGCTTCGCGGCCAACGCCGAGGACGTGCTGTTGGAGACGCTGACCGCCTCCGTCTCCGAGCGCGGCGCGACGCGCATGGACGATCGCGCAAATGCGGCGGCGATGGAGCGCCGCAAGCTGGAAGGCTATTTCTAA
- a CDS encoding ferredoxin--NADP reductase, translating into MSIETLEVPVAPPANVYAVRVTAVKHYTPFLFSFSCERPGAFRFRSGEFVMIGLMNGPKPLLRAYSIASPAWGEQLEFYSIKVPDGPLTSRLQNIKVGDEILLGKKPTGTLVLDALTPGKRLFLVSTGTGIAPFASLIREPETYERYDEVIVTHTCRTTPELEYGYELIEQTKADPLVGEEAAKKLRLVTSVTRDPHPLQGRITTLIENGELFKHLDEPPLDPAHDRVMICGSAAVLQAMKELCEAHGFVEGSNSEPGSFVIERAFAG; encoded by the coding sequence ATGAGTATCGAAACCTTGGAAGTTCCGGTCGCACCGCCCGCCAACGTCTATGCTGTCCGCGTGACGGCGGTGAAGCATTACACGCCGTTCCTATTCTCGTTTTCGTGCGAGCGCCCCGGCGCATTCCGCTTCCGCTCCGGCGAGTTCGTCATGATCGGGCTGATGAATGGGCCGAAGCCGCTCTTGCGCGCGTATTCGATCGCGAGCCCGGCCTGGGGCGAGCAGCTCGAATTCTATTCGATCAAAGTGCCGGACGGCCCGCTCACCAGCCGTTTGCAGAACATCAAAGTCGGCGACGAGATTCTGCTCGGCAAGAAGCCGACGGGCACGCTCGTGCTCGATGCGCTCACGCCCGGCAAGCGACTCTTCCTCGTCTCGACCGGCACGGGCATTGCGCCGTTCGCGAGCCTCATTCGCGAGCCGGAGACGTATGAGCGCTACGACGAAGTGATCGTCACGCACACCTGCCGCACCACGCCCGAGCTTGAGTACGGCTACGAGCTGATCGAGCAGACCAAAGCTGATCCGCTGGTAGGGGAGGAGGCGGCTAAGAAGCTGCGTCTCGTCACCAGCGTCACGCGCGACCCGCACCCGCTGCAGGGCCGTATCACCACGCTTATAGAGAATGGCGAACTCTTCAAACATCTCGATGAGCCGCCGCTCGACCCAGCGCATGATCGCGTCATGATTTGCGGTTCGGCCGCTGTGCTGCAGGCGATGAAGGAATTGTGCGAGGCGCACGGCTTCGTCGAAGGCTCGAACAGCGAGCCGGGCAGCTTCGTGATCGAGCGCGCCTTCGCGGGCTAG
- the gcvA gene encoding transcriptional regulator GcvA, with amino-acid sequence MLAARPERPLEDLKDPMPPFVSLRVFEAAARSGSFARAAEELGISAGAVSQHIRSIEEFAGQPLFRRLGRGVELTEAGKSAFAHASAAIAEMLQAGRAMRSALRGRRISISTAPSFASKWLIPRLSQFQELYPDTEVRMSADMTLTDFSGSDMDLAIRYGPGGYEGLHCERLMTESVVVVCSPRLLEGQTGAKTAADLINLPLIHDDAPERDPSCPTWGMWFAARGLRRADAERGLRFNQSSLAIEAAIGGKGLALAKRQLALGDIADGRLVAPLSEAEAPVNFAYWLVWPRGRRFEPAQMAFLDWLRAQAIEGDSAADHTA; translated from the coding sequence ATGTTGGCGGCTCGGCCGGAGCGACCCTTGGAAGATCTGAAAGACCCTATGCCGCCTTTCGTGAGCCTCAGGGTTTTCGAGGCGGCGGCGCGGTCGGGCAGTTTTGCCCGGGCGGCGGAGGAGCTGGGCATTAGCGCCGGCGCCGTGAGCCAGCACATCCGCTCGATCGAGGAATTCGCCGGCCAGCCGCTGTTTCGCCGTTTGGGGCGCGGCGTTGAACTCACTGAAGCTGGCAAATCGGCCTTCGCCCACGCCAGCGCCGCGATCGCGGAAATGCTGCAAGCTGGCCGGGCAATGCGCTCGGCGCTGCGCGGACGGCGCATCTCGATTTCGACCGCGCCGTCCTTCGCCTCGAAATGGCTCATTCCCAGATTGAGCCAGTTTCAGGAGCTCTATCCCGACACGGAAGTGCGCATGTCCGCCGACATGACGCTCACTGATTTCTCCGGCAGCGATATGGACCTCGCCATCCGCTACGGACCGGGCGGCTACGAAGGGCTGCATTGCGAGCGGCTGATGACGGAATCCGTTGTCGTTGTGTGCAGTCCGCGTCTGCTCGAAGGCCAAACGGGCGCGAAAACCGCGGCTGATCTGATCAATCTGCCGCTCATCCACGACGATGCGCCCGAGCGCGATCCGTCCTGCCCAACCTGGGGCATGTGGTTCGCCGCGCGCGGTTTGCGCCGCGCCGACGCCGAGCGCGGGCTGCGCTTCAATCAATCGAGCCTCGCCATCGAGGCCGCGATCGGCGGTAAGGGCTTGGCCTTGGCCAAGCGTCAACTCGCCTTGGGCGACATTGCTGACGGCCGCCTGGTGGCGCCGCTCTCGGAAGCCGAGGCGCCGGTGAACTTCGCCTATTGGCTGGTCTGGCCGCGCGGACGCCGGTTCGAACCGGCGCAAATGGCTTTCCTCGATTGGCTCCGCGCCCAAGCAATCGAGGGCGATTCAGCGGCCGACCACACAGCTTAA
- the cobA gene encoding uroporphyrinogen-III C-methyltransferase, with product MSGTVYLVGAGPGAADLLTLRAARLLAEADVVLYDALVSADVLALATKAKLYNVGKRANRPSMDQRLISRLLVRMGLRYQNVVRLKGGDPHLFGRATEEIEACRAAGIIVTTVPGVSAGFAAASALGVSLTSRGLSRSVTFVTPSTAKGGAENMHWARAAAAAETAVIYMGAMHAERVRDALTDLGVPADRPVALIESASWAEQRVMRGTLSELTALAAQVGEGPAIMVVGEVAREARGALEAANAA from the coding sequence ATGAGTGGGACTGTCTATCTCGTCGGCGCCGGCCCGGGCGCGGCCGATCTCTTGACGCTGCGCGCCGCGCGTCTGCTCGCGGAAGCGGATGTCGTGCTTTACGACGCGCTGGTCAGCGCCGATGTGCTTGCGCTCGCGACCAAGGCGAAGCTCTACAATGTGGGCAAGCGCGCCAATCGGCCGTCAATGGATCAGCGCTTGATTTCACGACTGCTGGTGCGCATGGGGCTGCGTTATCAAAACGTCGTGCGCCTGAAGGGCGGCGATCCGCATCTGTTTGGCCGCGCCACCGAAGAGATCGAAGCCTGCCGCGCCGCGGGCATCATTGTCACCACGGTACCTGGCGTTAGCGCGGGCTTCGCCGCGGCATCCGCGCTTGGTGTATCGCTCACCTCGCGCGGCCTCTCGCGCTCGGTCACGTTCGTCACGCCCAGCACAGCAAAGGGTGGGGCGGAGAACATGCATTGGGCGCGCGCCGCCGCTGCTGCCGAAACGGCGGTGATCTATATGGGCGCTATGCATGCCGAGCGCGTGCGCGATGCGCTTACTGATCTTGGCGTGCCCGCCGATCGCCCCGTCGCTTTGATCGAAAGCGCATCGTGGGCTGAACAACGCGTCATGCGCGGCACGCTCTCAGAATTGACGGCGCTCGCGGCTCAGGTGGGCGAAGGACCGGCGATTATGGTTGTTGGCGAGGTCGCGCGTGAAGCACGCGGCGCTCTTGAAGCGGCGAATGCAGCATGA
- a CDS encoding sulfate adenylyltransferase subunit 1 has translation MDSASYFPPAQNWSGEQVRFMTAGSVDDGKSTLIGRLLLDSKVLMLDQAAGLDGEDIDLAALTDGLEAERAQGITIDVAYRYFATPRTSFIIADSPGHEQYTRNMVTAASVSDVAVIVIDVARVEQGQLKPQTRRHAAVAALMGLNIIVAVNKMDLVGWSQARFDEVRAAFNDVAGILNIKNIAFVPVSAKRGENIVNRGGPDWYNGPTLIELLEDTPRKTSLANAPLRLPVQLLLRDGDIRLYAGRIESGAVKPGDKVRVGPGAFAATVAQVRIGGAGVAYAEAGASVAVELAEDRDLAQGGVIADNDVRYARRVVADLCWLDENAWTPARRYRLRQGALETQALIENVRFVRDVSNLDNVPANELKLNDIASVQLAARDPILADLFAELPGTGAFVLFDPDTNQTAAAGMIREIVQ, from the coding sequence ATGGATAGCGCGAGCTATTTCCCGCCGGCGCAGAATTGGAGCGGCGAACAAGTCCGCTTCATGACGGCCGGCAGTGTCGATGACGGCAAGTCGACGCTGATCGGACGTCTGTTGCTCGATTCCAAAGTGCTGATGCTCGACCAAGCCGCTGGTCTCGATGGCGAGGACATCGACCTCGCCGCGCTCACGGATGGCTTAGAGGCTGAACGCGCGCAGGGCATCACGATCGACGTCGCTTATCGCTATTTCGCGACCCCGCGCACCAGCTTCATCATCGCGGATTCGCCCGGCCACGAACAATACACGCGTAACATGGTCACCGCCGCCAGCGTCTCGGACGTTGCCGTGATCGTGATCGACGTGGCGCGCGTGGAGCAGGGGCAGCTGAAGCCGCAGACGCGCCGTCACGCTGCGGTTGCGGCTCTGATGGGCCTCAACATCATCGTCGCCGTTAACAAGATGGATCTCGTCGGCTGGTCGCAGGCGCGCTTTGATGAAGTGCGTGCGGCGTTCAACGATGTCGCGGGCATTCTCAACATCAAGAACATCGCCTTCGTGCCGGTCTCGGCCAAGCGCGGCGAGAACATCGTCAATCGCGGCGGGCCCGATTGGTACAACGGCCCGACGCTGATCGAATTGCTTGAAGACACTCCGCGCAAGACCTCGCTCGCGAACGCGCCGTTGCGTCTGCCGGTGCAATTGTTGCTGCGTGACGGCGATATTCGGCTCTATGCCGGCCGCATCGAATCCGGCGCCGTAAAGCCGGGCGATAAAGTGCGCGTCGGCCCCGGCGCGTTTGCCGCCACGGTCGCGCAAGTGCGCATCGGCGGCGCAGGCGTGGCCTATGCCGAAGCCGGCGCCTCCGTCGCCGTTGAACTCGCCGAAGATCGTGATCTCGCCCAAGGCGGCGTCATCGCGGATAACGATGTGCGTTATGCGCGCCGCGTCGTGGCCGATCTCTGCTGGCTCGACGAAAATGCTTGGACGCCTGCACGTCGCTATCGTTTGCGCCAAGGCGCGCTCGAAACGCAGGCTTTGATCGAGAATGTCCGCTTCGTGCGCGATGTCAGCAATCTCGACAACGTCCCGGCGAACGAACTGAAGCTCAATGACATCGCCAGCGTTCAACTTGCCGCGCGCGATCCGATCCTGGCTGATCTCTTCGCCGAACTGCCGGGCACCGGCGCGTTCGTGCTGTTCGATCCTGACACCAACCAAACCGCCGCCGCCGGTATGATCCGGGAGATCGTGCAATGA
- a CDS encoding phosphoadenylyl-sulfate reductase — MSLLIELDAQGAKIIGEAAVREFTPPKPANEGHGDVRKKIVPNVKQPTEPTSKEWEGGQYLSMQEWLDGSQEGGAILLQPADDVKKLDGRIGNAALISVDFHRIGDGRGYSHAVLLRKRLNYQGRLRAQGAITADQVFAMARVGFDSFALRADQNADTALAALDTFSVPYQGAVVAGTAVDRADANFTARVRLLERALIEIAQRHERPALASSLSAEDMVITDVIARLNLPIDVFTLETGRLNPETLALIPQVKERYGIEIDVRRPDEHAIAAYIAAHGKDGFYDSVAARKLCCNIRKVAPLDEALNGRDAWLTGQRREQAVTRGALPESERDVERDMHKYNPLADWNWADVLAYATRFDIPMNALYQRGYVSIGCEPCTKAIRPGEDPRNGRWWWENQDSKECGLHTMQNVTR; from the coding sequence ATGAGCCTCTTGATCGAACTCGACGCGCAAGGCGCGAAGATAATCGGTGAGGCTGCCGTGCGCGAGTTCACGCCGCCAAAGCCGGCTAATGAAGGCCACGGCGACGTGCGCAAGAAGATCGTGCCGAACGTAAAGCAGCCGACCGAGCCTACCAGCAAGGAATGGGAGGGCGGCCAGTATCTGTCGATGCAGGAATGGCTCGACGGCTCGCAAGAGGGCGGCGCCATCCTGTTGCAGCCGGCCGACGATGTGAAAAAGCTCGACGGCCGCATTGGCAACGCGGCGCTCATCTCCGTCGACTTTCACCGCATCGGCGACGGGCGCGGCTATTCGCATGCTGTCCTGTTGCGCAAGCGTTTGAACTACCAAGGCCGCCTACGCGCGCAAGGCGCGATCACGGCGGACCAGGTCTTCGCGATGGCGCGCGTCGGGTTTGATTCCTTCGCGCTGCGCGCTGACCAAAACGCTGACACTGCGCTCGCGGCGCTGGATACGTTCAGCGTGCCGTATCAAGGCGCCGTCGTCGCCGGCACAGCGGTGGATCGCGCGGATGCGAATTTCACCGCCCGCGTCCGCCTGCTGGAGCGCGCGCTCATCGAGATCGCGCAACGCCACGAGCGCCCGGCGCTGGCCTCGAGCCTCTCAGCCGAGGACATGGTGATCACCGACGTCATCGCGCGCCTCAACTTGCCGATCGATGTTTTCACGCTCGAAACTGGCCGCCTCAATCCGGAAACGCTGGCACTGATCCCGCAAGTGAAGGAGCGCTACGGCATCGAGATCGACGTGCGCCGCCCGGATGAGCACGCAATCGCCGCTTATATCGCCGCGCACGGCAAGGACGGCTTTTATGATAGCGTCGCCGCGCGCAAACTCTGCTGCAACATTCGCAAAGTCGCACCGCTCGACGAAGCTTTGAACGGTCGCGACGCCTGGCTCACAGGCCAACGCCGCGAACAAGCGGTTACACGCGGCGCGCTGCCGGAATCTGAGCGCGACGTCGAGCGCGATATGCACAAATACAATCCGCTCGCGGATTGGAATTGGGCCGATGTGCTCGCCTACGCGACGCGCTTCGATATCCCGATGAACGCGCTCTATCAGCGCGGCTACGTCTCCATTGGTTGCGAACCTTGCACGAAGGCCATTCGTCCGGGCGAAGACCCGCGCAATGGCCGTTGGTGGTGGGAAAATCAGGACAGCAAAGAATGCGGCTTGCATACGATGCAGAACGTGACGCGCTGA
- a CDS encoding sulfite exporter TauE/SafE family protein, translated as MDPFFWQSVLVGFLAQLVDGALGMAYGLVSTSFLMAMGVPPAAASAAVHTAEIFSTGVSGAAHTWRKNVNWSLVLRLAPAGIIGGIAGAMAVSYLPIGIIKPVVSAYLLLMGVFVITLAFRKAPEKPVSPNSGAAVGLVGGFLDAAGGGGWGPISTTTLLGRGHAPRQAVGSVNVSEFFVTAAISATFFLTLGGVRWTDIAGLIIGGVLAAPIAAFAVSIARPRVLMGVIGCFVSSLALWQIAVAIDPNMTFVASLTAMASPSGFSR; from the coding sequence ATGGATCCGTTTTTCTGGCAATCTGTTCTGGTCGGCTTCCTCGCCCAGCTCGTCGATGGCGCGCTGGGCATGGCGTATGGCCTTGTCTCGACATCATTCCTCATGGCGATGGGCGTGCCGCCGGCTGCTGCGAGCGCCGCCGTCCACACCGCTGAAATCTTCTCGACTGGCGTTTCGGGCGCGGCGCACACGTGGCGCAAGAACGTGAATTGGAGTCTAGTGCTTCGGCTGGCGCCCGCCGGCATTATCGGCGGCATCGCCGGCGCGATGGCGGTTTCGTATTTGCCGATCGGCATCATCAAGCCGGTCGTGTCTGCTTATCTGTTGCTGATGGGCGTGTTCGTGATCACGCTCGCCTTTCGCAAGGCGCCAGAGAAGCCTGTGTCGCCGAATAGCGGCGCGGCTGTTGGTTTGGTCGGCGGCTTTCTCGACGCAGCCGGCGGCGGCGGATGGGGTCCGATCTCCACCACGACGTTGCTCGGTCGCGGACACGCGCCACGCCAGGCTGTTGGCAGCGTTAACGTGTCGGAATTCTTCGTGACGGCGGCGATCTCCGCGACGTTCTTCTTAACGCTGGGCGGCGTACGCTGGACGGACATCGCTGGGCTCATCATTGGCGGCGTGTTGGCCGCGCCCATTGCGGCGTTCGCTGTTTCGATCGCGCGTCCGCGCGTCCTGATGGGGGTGATCGGCTGCTTCGTTTCGTCGCTGGCGCTGTGGCAGATTGCTGTCGCCATCGATCCTAATATGACATTTGTGGCGTCGCTCACCGCGATGGCGTCTCCGAGCGGGTTCAGCAGATGA
- a CDS encoding nitrite/sulfite reductase → MYRYDAVDRLIVEERVAQFRDQTRRYLAGELDEDAFKPLRLQNGLYIQRYAPMLRIAIPYGVLSSTQLRKLADIARRYDRGYAHFTTRQNLQYNWVKVEEVPDILAELATVSMHAIQTSGSCVRNVTTDAFAGVAQDEIVDPRPYCELMRQWSTLHPEFAHLPRKFKVAFNGAKEDRAATPVHDLSFDLYRDEAGEVRLIVKVGGGQGRTPRLASIIRRDLHWSEMLTYTEAVLRAYNRLGRRDNIFKARIKIQVQELGAEAFAAEVEADWAHLRNGPNTLTQDALDRVAQFFIDPPLETWSEPASKTLAVDPNFHAWKKRNLTAHRHADYAAVTISLKREGIAPGDATSDEMDFIADLADRYSFNEVRVSYHQNLILPHVPRAKLHALFSELDSRGLARANIDMASDIICCPGGDFCSLANAKSIPLSAAIAEKLAPIEEEIGAIAINVSGCINACAHHHVGHIGVLGVEKAGEDWYQILLGGRPDGVGRLGVLTGKSVRQEDVPGVIDRLARHYLDVRNEGESFIAAVERLGTDAFKAALAEETAA, encoded by the coding sequence ATGTACCGCTACGACGCCGTCGACCGCCTCATCGTTGAGGAACGCGTAGCGCAATTCCGCGACCAGACGCGCCGCTATCTCGCGGGCGAGTTGGACGAAGACGCATTCAAGCCGCTGCGGCTCCAGAACGGGCTCTACATCCAGCGTTACGCGCCGATGCTGCGCATCGCCATTCCCTACGGCGTGCTCTCGTCCACGCAGCTGCGCAAACTGGCCGACATCGCGCGCCGCTATGATCGCGGCTACGCGCATTTCACCACGCGCCAGAACCTCCAATACAATTGGGTCAAGGTCGAAGAGGTGCCGGACATTCTGGCCGAGCTCGCGACTGTCTCCATGCACGCGATCCAGACCAGCGGCTCCTGCGTGCGCAACGTCACCACGGATGCGTTCGCTGGCGTTGCCCAAGACGAGATCGTCGATCCGCGTCCGTACTGCGAATTGATGCGCCAATGGTCAACGCTGCATCCGGAATTCGCGCATCTGCCGCGCAAGTTCAAAGTCGCGTTCAACGGCGCCAAGGAAGATCGCGCGGCGACGCCGGTGCATGATCTTTCGTTTGATCTCTATCGCGACGAGGCCGGCGAAGTGCGCCTGATCGTGAAGGTCGGCGGCGGGCAGGGCCGGACGCCACGCCTCGCCTCGATCATCCGGCGCGATCTGCACTGGAGCGAAATGCTCACCTACACCGAGGCGGTGCTGCGCGCGTACAATCGCCTCGGCCGTCGCGACAACATCTTCAAGGCGCGCATCAAGATCCAAGTTCAAGAGCTGGGGGCCGAAGCCTTCGCGGCTGAGGTCGAAGCCGATTGGGCGCACCTGCGCAATGGCCCGAACACGCTGACGCAAGACGCGCTCGACCGCGTCGCGCAATTCTTCATCGACCCGCCGCTCGAAACCTGGTCGGAGCCGGCGTCGAAGACGCTCGCTGTCGATCCGAACTTCCACGCTTGGAAGAAGCGCAATCTCACGGCGCATCGCCACGCGGACTATGCGGCGGTCACGATCAGCCTGAAGCGCGAAGGCATCGCGCCGGGCGATGCGACCTCGGACGAAATGGATTTCATCGCCGATCTTGCGGATCGCTATAGCTTCAACGAAGTCCGCGTCTCGTATCACCAGAACCTGATCTTGCCGCATGTGCCGCGCGCCAAGCTGCACGCGCTGTTCAGCGAATTGGATTCACGGGGCCTTGCACGCGCCAATATCGACATGGCGTCGGACATCATCTGCTGCCCCGGTGGTGATTTCTGCTCGCTCGCCAACGCCAAATCGATCCCGCTCTCCGCCGCGATTGCGGAGAAGCTCGCGCCGATCGAAGAAGAAATTGGCGCTATCGCTATCAATGTCTCGGGCTGCATCAACGCCTGCGCGCACCATCACGTCGGCCATATCGGCGTGCTCGGCGTCGAGAAGGCGGGCGAAGATTGGTATCAGATCCTGCTGGGCGGCCGCCCTGACGGCGTGGGCCGTCTCGGCGTGCTGACGGGCAAATCCGTACGCCAGGAAGATGTGCCCGGCGTGATCGATCGCCTCGCACGCCATTATCTCGATGTCCGCAACGAAGGCGAGAGCTTCATCGCCGCCGTCGAACGCCTCGGCACGGACGCGTTCAAAGCCGCTCTCGCTGAGGAGACTGCAGCATGA
- a CDS encoding precorrin-2 dehydrogenase/sirohydrochlorin ferrochelatase family protein — MIPLYLDPAQTRIALIGRGALGVRRLNWLIQGGAAPDVWSDEPSHELLTTANGRFERRLPKEDELADYHAVWIADLPYERAEMVANAARSANVLVNVEDVLPLCDFHTPAVLRRGQLTLAAGTGGASPAVARAARERLEAAFPESWALALKEIAQSRAALRQKGAGFDALVADARARLAEHGLT, encoded by the coding sequence ATGATTCCGCTCTATCTTGATCCCGCGCAAACGCGCATCGCTCTCATCGGCCGCGGCGCACTTGGGGTGCGGCGTCTGAATTGGCTCATCCAAGGCGGCGCGGCGCCCGACGTCTGGTCCGACGAGCCGTCGCACGAGCTGCTCACCACCGCGAACGGCCGCTTCGAGCGCCGTCTGCCGAAGGAAGACGAACTCGCGGATTATCACGCCGTGTGGATCGCCGACCTGCCGTATGAGCGCGCCGAGATGGTGGCCAACGCGGCGCGCAGTGCGAACGTATTGGTCAATGTCGAAGACGTGTTGCCGCTCTGCGATTTTCATACGCCGGCGGTTTTGCGTCGCGGTCAGCTGACACTTGCGGCAGGCACGGGCGGCGCAAGCCCCGCTGTCGCGCGCGCGGCGCGTGAGCGTTTAGAGGCGGCGTTCCCGGAATCGTGGGCGCTGGCCCTCAAGGAAATTGCGCAATCGCGCGCGGCGTTGCGGCAGAAGGGGGCAGGCTTCGATGCTTTGGTGGCTGACGCACGCGCGCGTCTTGCCGAGCATGGCCTGACTTAA
- a CDS encoding type III PLP-dependent enzyme — protein sequence MSAHIASLAAELLARNFGGTDELLIGGVPISRLVHEHGSPLFVYDADIARRRYRDLSAAVSGFASVFYSVKANPNPEIARLFVEEGAGLEVASARELQIALQAGAPASRILFAGPGKGESELEFAVRARIGEVHVECFEEIQTLGRLAQDAGQRVRIGIRVNPIAAAQGGAMRMGGKPAAFGFDEESLADVIEALAGQAMLDLVGVHLFAGTQILDADTLLVQWGHGLDVAARVAQMIERPIETIDLGGGLGIPYHGADRALDLGKIAAGASRLAARKASDALLRDARVVLEPGRFLMGEAGIYVMSVRAVKQSRGTRFVVADGGMHHHLAASGNLGQVMKRDYPIVAATKLRAAAQDVAALVGPLCTPLDTLARQTALPVLAAGDLVAVLQSGAYGLTASPVNFLSHPAPKEILVSGGEPLVI from the coding sequence ATGAGCGCGCACATAGCCTCGCTCGCGGCCGAACTTCTCGCGCGTAATTTCGGTGGGACGGACGAGCTTCTGATCGGCGGCGTGCCGATCTCGCGTCTTGTGCATGAGCACGGCTCGCCGCTTTTTGTTTACGACGCCGACATTGCGCGACGCCGTTATCGGGATTTGTCGGCGGCCGTGTCAGGCTTCGCCAGTGTCTTCTACTCGGTGAAGGCGAATCCCAATCCGGAGATTGCGCGCCTCTTTGTCGAAGAGGGCGCCGGCCTTGAGGTGGCGTCGGCGCGCGAACTGCAGATTGCGCTGCAGGCCGGCGCGCCAGCGTCGCGCATCCTCTTCGCCGGTCCAGGCAAGGGAGAGTCCGAGCTTGAATTCGCCGTGCGTGCGCGCATCGGCGAGGTTCACGTGGAGTGCTTCGAAGAGATTCAGACACTGGGGCGGTTGGCGCAGGATGCGGGTCAACGCGTCCGCATAGGCATACGGGTAAACCCGATCGCGGCGGCCCAGGGCGGCGCTATGCGTATGGGCGGCAAGCCAGCCGCCTTCGGCTTTGACGAAGAGAGCCTCGCGGATGTGATCGAGGCGCTGGCTGGCCAAGCGATGCTCGACTTGGTCGGCGTGCATTTGTTTGCTGGCACGCAGATTCTCGATGCCGATACGCTGCTGGTGCAATGGGGCCACGGCCTGGACGTCGCTGCGCGCGTTGCGCAAATGATTGAAAGGCCGATTGAGACGATCGATCTCGGCGGCGGGCTAGGCATTCCGTATCATGGCGCAGACCGCGCGCTTGATCTTGGTAAGATCGCCGCCGGCGCATCCAGGCTTGCAGCGCGCAAAGCGAGCGATGCGCTTTTGCGCGACGCGCGCGTTGTGCTTGAGCCTGGTCGCTTCCTCATGGGTGAGGCGGGGATCTATGTGATGTCTGTTCGCGCCGTGAAGCAATCGCGCGGCACACGCTTTGTCGTGGCCGACGGCGGCATGCATCATCATCTGGCCGCGTCCGGAAATTTGGGTCAGGTGATGAAACGCGATTATCCGATTGTGGCCGCAACCAAACTGCGTGCGGCGGCTCAGGATGTCGCCGCTTTGGTCGGGCCGTTGTGCACGCCCCTCGACACGCTTGCGCGACAGACTGCACTACCTGTGCTCGCCGCCGGCGACCTGGTCGCCGTGCTGCAATCTGGCGCCTACGGTCTCACAGCCAGCCCCGTGAACTTCCTCTCTCACCCAGCGCCGAAAGAGATTCTGGTGAGCGGCGGGGAGCCTCTGGTCATTTGA